From a single Drosophila sulfurigaster albostrigata strain 15112-1811.04 chromosome 3, ASM2355843v2, whole genome shotgun sequence genomic region:
- the LOC133842157 gene encoding acetyl-CoA carboxylase isoform X2, translating into MSEQEATTTTASAETTDATDGERPSFLVGDEIDEKEAIEAGEAGDEFPQKLQSDIRQNGDITERRKRLRPSMSRGTGLGQDRDQYRDFHIATTEEFVKRFGGTRVINRVLIANNGIAAVKCMRSIRRWSYEMFKNERAVRFVVMVTPEDLKANAEYIKMADHYVPVPGGSNNNNYANVELIVDIALRTQVQAVWAGWGHASENPKLPELLHKEGLVFLGPPERAMWALGDKVASSIVAQTADIPTLPWSGSELKAQYSGKKIKISSELFGRGCVQNAEQGLAAVAKIGFPVMIKASEGGGGKGIRRVDTAEEFPALFRQVQAEVPGSPIFVMKLASGARHLEVQLLADQYGNAISLFGRDCSIQRRHQKIIEEAPAIVAQPEVFEDMEKAAVRLAKMVGYVSAGTVEYLYDPEGRYFFLELNPRLQVEHPCTEMVADVNLPACQLQIGMGIPLYRLKDIRLLYGESPWGSSVIDFENPPNKPRPSGHVIAARITSENPDEGFKPSSGTVQELNFRSSKNVWGYFSVAASGGLHEFADSQFGHCFSWGENRQQARENLVIALKELSIRGDFRTTVEYLITLLETNRFLDNSIDTAWLDALIAERVQSEKPDILLGVMCGSLHIADRQITESFSSFQTSLEKGQIQAANTLTNVVDVELINGGIRYKVQAAKSGHNSYFLLMNNSFKEIEVHRLSDGGLLISLEGASYTTYMKEEVDRYRIVIGNQTCVFEKENDPSLLRSPSAGKLINMIVEDGAHVAKGQAYAEIEVMKMVMTLTSQEAGTVTFVRRPGAVLDAGSLLGHLELDDPSLVTKAQPCKSQFPQPENAPVPEKLNRVHNTYKSILENTLAGYCLPEPFNAQRLRDIIEKFMQSLRDPSLPLLELQEVIASISGRIPLSVEKKIRKLMTLYERNITSVLAQFPSQQIASVIDSHAATLQKRADRDVFFLTTQSIVQLVQRYRNGIRGRMKAAVHELLRQYYDVESQFQHGHYDKCVGLVREHNKDDMLTVVNTIFSHSQVAKKNLLVTLLIDHLWANEPGLTDELANTLSELTSLNRAEHSRVALRSRQVLIAAHQPAYELRHNQMESIFLSAVDMYGHDFHPENLQRLILSETSIFDILHDFFYHSNRAVCNAALEVYVRRAYTSYELTCLQHLELSGGLPLVHFQFLLPTAHPNRLFSRMSSPEGLDHAVAESLGSSFVRTGAIAAFDSFEHFEMYSDEILDLLEDFVSPALVSAKVLEAVEAVDSISDSRHSTSINVSLSDPISRANAAEEAKSTEPIHIISVAVRETGEMDDVQMSQIFGNYCKEHNEELFQRRIRRITFAALKKRQFPKFFTYRARDKFEEDRIYRHLEPASAFHLELNRMKTYDLEALPTANQKMHLYLGKAKVSKGQEVTDYRFFIRSIIRHSDLITKEASFEYLQNEGERVLLEAMDELEVAFSHPHAKRTDCNHIFLNFVPTVIMDPGKIEESVTKMIMRYGPRLWKLRVLQAELKMVIRQSPQSPTQAVRLCIANDSGYFLDISMYTEQTEPETGIIKFRAYGDKQGSLHGHPISTPYMTKDFLQQKRFQAQSNGTTYVYDVPDMFRQMTERHWKEFSKARPTVDIRIPDKILLECKELVLEGDSLVELQRLPGENNCGMVAWRIVLATPEYPAGREIIVIANDLTYLIGSFGIKEDVLFAKASQLARQLKVPRIYISVNSGARIGLAEEVKAMFRIAWEDPEEPDKGFKYLYLSTEDYAKVANLNSVRAILIEDEGEQRYKITDIIGKDDGLGVENLRYAGLIAGETSQAYEEIVTIAMVTCRTIGIGSYVVRLGQRVIQIDNSHIILTGYAALNKLLGRKVYASNNQLGGVQIMFNNGVTHKTEAIDLDGVYTILDWLSYIPAYIGCDLPIILPSDRIDRPVDFMPTKSPYDPRWMLAGRVNPVNANEWENGFFDRDSWSEIMAPWAKTVVTGRARLGGVPVGVIAVETRTVEVEMPADPANLDSEAKTLQQAGQVWYPDSSYKTAQAIKDFGREELPLIVFANWRGFSGGMKDMYEQIVKFGAYIVDGLREYKKPVLIYLPPNAELRGGAWAVLDSLINPRYMETYADPEARGGVLEPEGIVEIKYKEKDLIKTIYRLDGTTIALKKEHDEAVAAGDKVRAAQVDEKIKARISVLMHVYHTVAVHFADLHDTPERMLEKECISEIIPWRESRRMLYWRLRRLLLEDAYIKKILRAQDNLSVGQAKQMLRRWLVEDKGATEAYLWDKNEEMVSWYQEQTNGESIVSKNVSSVRRDAIISTISKMLEDCPDVALDAVVGLCQGLTPVNRGVVVRTLAQMQLNEESSANTQG; encoded by the exons atgagcGAACaggaagcaacaacaacaacagcgtcaGCGGAAACAACAGACGCAACAGATGGCGAACGTCCTAGTTTTCTC GTGGGTGACGAAATCGATGAAAAGGAGGCCATCGAAGCAGGTGAAGCTGGCGATGAATTTCCTCAAAAATTGCAAAGCGATATTCGTCAAAATGGCGATATCACTGAGCGACGTAAGCGTCTGAG ACCCAGCATGTCGCGCGGCACCGGCCTCGGTCAGGATCGCGATCAGTATCGTGATTTTCATATTGCCACCACGGAGGAGTTTGTCAAACGATTTGGCGGCACGCGAGTTATCAATCGTGTGCTTATCGCCAACAATGGCATTGCGGCCGTCAAGTGCATGCGTTCCATTCGCCGTTGGTCGTATGAGATGTTCAAGAATGAGCGTGCCGTGCGTTTTGTAGTAATGGTTACGCCGGAGGATCTGAAGGCCAATGCCGAGTACATTAAAATGGCGGATCATTATGTACCTGTTCCCGGTGgatcaaacaacaacaactacgccaatgttgaactcattgTAGACATTGCACTTCGCACTCAAGTGCAG GCTGTCTGGGCTGGTTGGGGTCACGCCTCGGAGAATCCCAAGCTGCCGGAACTGCTGCATAAGGAGGGTCTGGTATTTCTGGGTCCTCCTGAGCGTGCTATGTGGGCACTAGGTGATAAAGTGGCCTCCTCCATTGTGGCCCAAACGGCCGACATACCCACGCTGCCCTGGTCTGGCTCCGAGTTGAAGGCGCAGTACAGCGGCAAGAAGATTAAGATATCTAGTGAGCTCTTTGGACGTGGCTGCGTTCAGAATGCGGAGCAGGGCCTCGCTGCGGTCGCCAAAATTG gCTTCCCTGTGATGATCAAGGCTTCAGAAGGTGGCGGTGGTAAGGGCATCCGTCGTGTGGACACTGCCGAGGAGTTCCCAGCACTTTTCCGTCAGGTGCAGGCCGAGGTTCCCGGCTCTCCCATCTTTGTGATGAAGCTGGCAAGCGGCGCACGCCATCTGGAAGTTCAGCTGCTGGCGGATCAGTACGGCAATGCCATCAGTTTGTTTGGACGCGATTGCTCCATTCAGCGTCGTCATCAAAAGATTATTGAGGAGGCTCCCGCGATTGTCGCCCAACCCGAGGTCTTTGAGGACATGGAGAAGGCTGCCGTCCGCTTGGCCAAGATGGTGGGCTATGTGAGCGCCGGCACGGTGGAGTATCTGTACGATCCCGAGGGCAGATACTTCTTCCTCGAGCTGAATCCTCGTCTGCAGGTGGAGCATCCGTGTACAGAAATGGTGGCCGATGTCAATCTGCCCGCCTGTCAGCTGCAAATTGGAATGGGAATTCCCCTCTATCGTCTCAAGGACATTCGCCTGTTGTATGGCGAATCCCCTTGGGGTTCGTCCGTCATTGACTTTGAGAATCCACCGAATAAACCTCGTCCCTCTGGTCATGTGATTGCTGCTCGCATCACATCGGAAAATCCTGACGAAGGTTTCAAGCCCAGCTCCGGTACCGTCCAAGAGTTGAACTTCCGATCGAGCAAAAATGTCTGGGGTTACTTCAGTGTGGCGGCATCGGGAGGATTGCACGAGTTTGCCGACTCGCAGTTCGGACATTGTTTCTCATGGGGAGAGAATCGTCAGCAGGCACGCGAAAATCTTGTGATTGCCCTCAAGGAACTGTCTATTCGTGGTGATTTCCGTACCACCGTCGAATATCTGATTACGCTGCTCGAAACGAATCGTTTTCTGGACAATAGCATCGATACTGCTTGGTTGGATGCCTTGATTGCGGAGCGTGTGCAGTCTGAAAAACCCGATATCCTTCTAGGTGTCATGTGCGGTTCACTGCACATTGCGGATCGCCAGATCACGGAATCGTTCTCCAGTTTCCAGACTTCGCTCGAGAAGGGGCAAATCCAGGCGGCCAACACGCTCACCAATGTAGTCGATGTGGAGCTCATCAATGGCGGAATACGCTACAAAGTGCAGGCAGCGAAGAGCGGACACAATTCCTACTTCCTGCTGATGAACAACTCATTCAAGGAGATTGAGGTGCATCGTTTGTCAGATGGTGGTTTGCTCATCTCTCTGGAGGGCGCTTCGTATACGACCTACATGAAGGAGGAAGTCGATCGCTATCGCATTGTCATTGGTAATCAAACCTGCGTCTTTGAGAAGGAAAATGATCCCTCGTTGTTGCGCAGTCCCTCCGCCGGAAAGTTGATCAATATGATTGTTGAGGATGGCGCACATGTGGCCAAGGGGCAAGCCTATGCCGAGATTGAGGTAATGAAAATGGTGATGACTCTAACGTCACAAGAAGCGGGTACTGTAACTTTTGTGCGACGTCCTGGCGCTGTTCTGGATGCAGGTTCGCTCTTGGGTCACCTGGAACTAGACGATCCGTCACTAGTAACGAAAGCACAACCGTGCAAGAGCCAGTTCCCACAGCCGGAAAATGCCCCAGTGCCGGAGAAACTGAATCGCGTGCACAACACTTACAAGAGCATACTGGAGAACACCTTGGCTGGCTACTGTCTCCCCGAGCCATTCAACGCCCAGCGTTTGCGTGATATCATTGAGAAGTTCATGCAGAGTTTGAGGGATCCCTCGTTGCCGCTGCTCGAGCTGCAGGAGGTCATTGCTTCGATTTCGGGTCGCATTCCGCTGTCCGTGGAGAAGAAGATCAGGAAGCTGATGACGCTCTACGAGCGCAACATTACCAGTGTCCTGGCCCAGTTCCCCTCACAGCAGATTGCCAGCGTCATCGATAGTCATGCTGCCACCTTGCAAAAACGTGCTGATCGGGATGTTTTCTTCCTGACCACCCAGAGCATTGTACAGTTGGTGCAGCGCTACAGGAATGGCATCAGAGGTCGCATGAAGGCTGCGGTACATGAGTTGCTCAGACAATATTACGACGTGGAGTCGCAGTTCCAGCATGGACACTACGATAAGTGTGTGGGCTTGGTTCGCGAGCATAACAAGGACGACATGTTGACGGTGGTGAACACGATATTCTCGCACTCGCAGGTGGCTAAGAAGAATCTGCTGGTCACGCTGCTCATCGATCATCTGTGGGCCAACGAGCCTGGACTTACTGATGAGCTGGCTAATACGCTGAGTGAGTTAACTTCGCTCAATCGTGCAGAACATTCACGTGTGGCGCTGCGATCCCGTCAGGTCTTGATTGCCGCCCATCAGCCAGCTTATGAGCTGCGCCACAATCAAATGGAGTCGATCTTCCTGTCAGCTGTGGATATGTATGGTCATGATTTCCATCCCGAGAATCTGCAGCGTTTGATTCTCTCGGAGACCTCAATCTTTGATATACTGCACGATTTCTTCTATCACTCCAATCGCGCCGTCTGCAATGCCGCCTTGGAGGTTTATGTGCGTCGTGCCTACACCTCCTATGAGCTGACATGTCTGCAGCATCTGGAACTCTCCGGAGGATTGCCTTTGGTGCACTTCCAGTTCCTGTTGCCAACAGCGCATCCGAATCGTCTGTTCTCGCGCATGAGCTCGCCGGAGGGCTTGGATCATGCTGTTGCCGAATCTTTGGGCAGCTCTTTTGTACGCACCGGCGCCATTGCGGCCTTTGATTCCTTCGAGCACTTTGAAATGTACTCGGATGAGATTCTGGATCTGCTGGAGGACTTTGTGTCGCCTGCACTGGTCAGTGCCAAGGTGTTAGAGGCTGTGGAGGCCGTCGATTCCATTTCGGATAGTCGTCACAGCACCTCGATCAATGTGTCCCTCTCGGATCCCATCTCCCGAGCGAATGCCGCCGAAGAGGCCAAGTCAACGGAGCCCATACACATCATTAGCGTGGCGGTACGTGAGACAGGCGAAATGGACGACGTGCAGATGTCGCAGATCTTTGGCAACTACTGCAAGGAGCACAACGAGGAGCTCTTCCAGCGTCGCATACGCCGGATTACTTTCGCAGCGCTGAAGAAACGTCAGTTCCCCAAGTTCTTTACGTATCGGGCACGCGACAAATTCGAGGAGGATCGCATCTATCGGCACTTGGAGCCGGCTTCGGCTTTCCACTTGGAACTAAATCGCATGAAGACTTACGACCTGGAAGCCTTGCCCACTGCCAATCAGAAGATGCATCTGTACCTGGGCAAGGCCAAGGTCTCCAAGGGTCAGGAGGTTACCGACTATCGCTTCTTTATACGCTCCATTATTCGTCACTCGGATCTGATCACCAAGGAAGCCTCGTTCGAGTACCTACAGAACGAGGGTGAGCGTGTGCTACTCGAGGCTATGGATGAGCTTGAGGTGGCCTTCTCCCATCCACATGCGAAGCGCACCGATTGCAATCACATATTCCTCAACTTTGTGCCTACTGTAATCATGGATCCCGGTAAGATTGAAGAGTCAGTCACGAAGATGATTATGCGTTATGGTCCTCGTTTGTGGAAACTGCGTGTGCTGCAAGCTGAGCTCAAAATGGTTATCAGGCAATCACCGCAATCGCCCACGCAGGCGGTGCGTTTGTGCATTGCCAACGATTCGGGTTACTTCCTTGATATCTCTATGTACACGGAGCAAACGGAACCCGAAACTGGCATT ATCAAATTCCGCGCTTATGGCGACAAGCAGGGGTCGTTGCATGGCCATCCCATCTCCACTCCCTACATGACCAAGGACTTTTTGCAGCAGAAACGTTTCCAGGCGCAATCCAATGGCACCACTTATGTTTACGATGTGCCAGATATGTTCCGTCAGATGACAGAGCGTCACTGGAAGGAATTCAGTAAGGCGCGTCCAACCGTTGATATTCGCATACCCGACAAGATTCTACTGGAGTGCAAGGAACTTGTGCTCGAGGGCGACAGTCTGGTGGAGCTGCAGCGTCTGCCTGGCGAGAATAAT TGCGGCATGGTAGCCTGGCGCATAGTGTTGGCCACACCCGAGTATCCAGCTGGACGTGAAATCATTGTGATTGCCAACGATCTAACCTATTTGATTGGCTCATTTGGCATCAAGGAGGATGTGCTGTTTGCCAAGGCTTCACAGCTGGCGCGTCAGCTGAAGGTGCCAAGG ATTTACATCTCGGTCAACAGTGGCGCTCGTATTGGACTCGCCGAAGAGGTGAAGGCCATGTTCCGCATCGCATGGGAGGATCCCGAGGAGCCAGACAAGGGTTTCAAGTATCTGTACCTGTCCACAGAGGATTATGCCAAGGTGGCAAACTTGAATTCGGTGCGTGCCATACTAATCGAGGATGAAGGCGAGCAGCGCTACAAGATCACCGACATTATTGGCAAGGATGACGGCTTGGGCGTAGAGAATCTGCGCTATGCTGGTCTGATTGCCGGTGAAACGTCGCAGGCTTACGAGGAGATTGTGACTATTGCTATGGTTACGTGTCGCACCATTGGCATTGGCTCCTATGTGGTGCGTCTTGGTCAGCGTGTCATTCAGATTGATAACTCGCACATTATACTCACGGGCTACGCTGCACTCAACAAG CTGCTTGGTCGCAAGGTGTATGCCTCAAATAATCAGCTGGGTGGTGTGCAAATCATGTTCAACAACGGTGTTACGCACAAAACGGAAGCCATCGATCTGGATGGTGTCTACACCATACTGGACTGGCTCTCCTACATTCCTGCCTACATTGGCTGCGATCTGCCCATCATTTTACCCAGCGATCGCATCGACCGCCCCGTTGACTTTATGCCCACCAAGTCGCCATATGATCCACGCTGGATGCTCGCTGGCCGCGTCAATCCAGTCAATGCTAATGAGTGGGAGAATGGGTTCTTCGATCGCGACTCGTGGAGTGAAATAATGGCTCCCTGGGCCAAGACTGTGGTCACTGGACGCGCTCGTTTAGGTGGCGTACCAGTCGGTGTCATTGCCGTGGAGACACGCACCGTGGAGGTGGAGATGCCCGCGGATCCTGCGAACTTGGACTCGGAGGCCAAGACGTTGCAGCAGGCTGGACAGGTTTGGTATCCCGATTCGTCCTACAAGACGGCACAGGCCATCAAGGATTTCGGACGCGAAGAGCTGCCgcttattgtttttgccaaCTGGCGTGGTTTCTCCGGCGGCATGAAAGACATGTACGAACAGATTGTTAAATTTGGCGCTTACATTGTCGACGGCCTGAGGGAGTACAAAAAGCCGGTGCTCATCTATTTGCCACCCAATGCAGAGTTGCGTGGCGGCGCTTGGGCTGTGCTTGATTCGCTCATCAATCCACGTTACATGGAGACCTATGCCGATCCAGAGGCACGCGGCGGTGTGCTCGAACCTGAGGGCATTGTCGAGATCAAGTACAAAGAGAAGGACCTCATCAAGACCATCTATCGTCTGGATGGCACCACCATTGCG TTGAAAAAAGAGCACGATGAGGCTGTGGCTGCTGGCGACAAGGTGCGCGCTGCGCAGGTGGATGAGAAGATCAAGGCCCGCATCTCTGTGCTGATGCACGTCTATCACACCGTCGCCGTTCACTTCGCAGATCTTCACGACACGCCCGAGCGCATGCTCGAGAAGGAGTGCATCAGCGAGATTATTCCGTGGCGTGAGTCTCGTCGCATGCTCTACTGGCGTTTGCGTCGTTTGCTGCTCGAAGATGCGTACATTAAGAAGATACTGCGTGCTCAGGATAATCTCTCTGTGGGCCAGGCCAAGCAGATGCTGCGTCGCTGGCTTGTAGAGGACAAGGGTGCCACTGAG GCTTATTTGTGGGACAAGAACGAGGAGATGGTGTCCTGGTATCAGGAGCAAACGAATGGTGAATCAATAGTGTCTAAGAATGTCAGCTCTGTACGTCGGGATGCAATCATCTCAACGATATCTAAGATGCTGGAG GACTGCCCGGATGTAGCGCTGGACGCTGTCGTTGGTCTGTGCCAAGGATTGACGCCGGTGAATCGTGGCGTCGTTGTGCGAACTCTGGCACAAATGCAACTGAACGAGGAGTCCTCGGCGAATACACAGGGATGA